A stretch of Henckelia pumila isolate YLH828 chromosome 4, ASM3356847v2, whole genome shotgun sequence DNA encodes these proteins:
- the LOC140864872 gene encoding cyclin-D3-2-like yields the protein MVSHFQEQESLLQNSIFDALYCEEERFDEDLSGVSDFRVSEIDDFNEIGGKPFAFLCERDLFWEDDELLSLLSKEKEQAHLGCDAINSDGCLKTVRNEAVRWMLKGIACYGFNAMTAVLAVNYFDRFIASVFFQKDKPWMSQLLAVACLSIAAKVEETQVPLLVDFQVEESKYLFEAKTIQRMELLVLSTLKWKMNPVTPISYIDHIVRRMGLIGNLHWEFFGRCQSLILSIITDCRFMRYPPSVIASAIMLNVIREIQPCKVLEFHNQFTSLFKLNKEKLDECHELVKEILDGHVHKLCHKRKHESVPSSPSGVVDAYFSSDSSNDSWAIASSASSSPKPLFKRSRAQDQHMRLASLSSPCWRG from the exons ATGGTTTCTCATTTTCAAGAACAAGAATCCCTTCTCCAAAATTCGATCTTTGATGCTCTTTACTGCGAGGAAGAGCGTTTTGATGAGGATTTGAGTGGTGTGTCTGACTTCAGGGTATCGGAAATCGATGATTTTAATGAGATTGGTGGAAAGCCCTTTGCTTTTCTTTGTGAGCGCGACCTTTTCTGGGAGGATGACGAGCTTCTGAGCCTCTTGTCTAAGGAGAAAGAACAAGCCCATTTGGGTTGCGATGCGATAAACTCAGATGGGTGTCTGAAAACGGTGAGAAATGAGGCGGTTAGATGGATGTTGAAGGGGATTGCGTGCTATGGATTCAATGCCATGACTGCTGTTTTAGCTGTGAACTACTTTGATAGATTCATTGCAAGCGTTTTCTTTCAGAAGGATAAGCCGTGGATGAGTCAGTTGCTGGCTGTTGCCTGTCTTTCCATCGCGGCAAAGGTCGAAGAGACGCAAGTGCCTCTTCTCGTAGACTTTCAG GTGGAAGAGTCTAAATATCTATTCGAGGCGAAGACTATTCAGAGAATGGAACTTTTGGTGCTTTCCACACTCAAATGGAAGATGAATCCCGTGACTCCAATCTCATACATTGACCACATTGTTAGAAGAATGGGTTTGATTGGAAACCTGCATTGGGAGTTTTTCGGGAGGTGCCAGAGTCTCATTCTCTCTATTATAACCG ATTGTAGGTTCATGCGCTATCCTCCTTCGGTTATTGCTTCTGCGATAATGTTAAATGTTATTAGAGAGATCCAGCCTTGTAAAGTTTTGGAGTTCCATAATCAGTTCACGAGTCTGTTCAAACTGAACAAG GAAAAGTTGGACGAATGCCATGAACTTGTAAAGGAGATATTGGATGGCCATGTCCATAAGCTTTGCCACAAACGCAAGCATGAGTCGGTACCAAGCAGTCCAAGTGGTGTGGTTGACGCCTATTTTAGCTCTGATAGCTCTAATGATTCGTGGGCCATTGCATCATCTGCTTCATCATCGCCAAAGCCTCTGTTTAAGAGAAGCAGAGCTCAGGATCAGCACATGAGGTTGGCTTCACTAAGCAGTCCCTGTTGGCGTGGCTAA